Part of the Benincasa hispida cultivar B227 chromosome 11, ASM972705v1, whole genome shotgun sequence genome, ATAAGGGTATTTgtctttcatctcttcttctcattcccatgtagcttctttcacttgctgatttctccagagaaccttcactaaacttatttcCCGATTACGAAGCGATTTCTTCTCTTTTGCCAGGATGCAAACCGGAGTCTTCTCATATttccaagttttcacttatttgtagaggttcataatttactaTGTGTGATGGGTCCAAACACGTATTTTCGAAGCATCGATACATGAAAGATattatgtattgtagaaagTGTGGGTGGTAATGCCAATCGGTAAGCTACTTGGCCAATACGGTCTAATATTTCAAAGGATCCAATGAAGCGAGGGCTAAGCTTGCCTTTTCGTCCGAAACGCATAATGCCCTTCATTGGTGCTACCTTTAGAAATACGTGATCTCCTACTTTGAATTCCAGCTCTTTTCGACGGTTATCAGCATAATTCTTTTGTCTGCTTTGAGCGGTTCGCATTCTTTCCCGAATTAGCTTAATTGACTCTGATGTTTGCTGCACCAATTCAGGTCCGAGTAGTGTTCGCTCCCCAATTTCATCCCAGTGTACAGGGGATCTGCATTTCTTTCCGTATAAGGCTTCGAAGGGAGCCATACCAATTGTCGCCTgataactatttattataagcaaattctATAAGATGTATCTGCGAATCCCATGCTTCAATATAAAATCCAAAGTACATGCCCTCAACATGTCTTCTAGGATTTGATTAACTCGTTTCTGTTTGGCCATTAGTTTGTGGGTGGAAGGCTGTACTGAAATTAGCTGTGTGCCCATTGCTTTCTGTAAACTTTTCCAGAACTTGGAGACGAAACGAGGGTCTCGAATCTGAAACAATTGATACTGGGGATTCCATGAAGCCGGATGACCTCTTTTAAGATACATTTGAGCTAGTGCTTCGTAGTTGTGAGTAGTTTTGCATGGTGGAAGTGGGCCGATTTGGTGAGTTGATCTACAATTACCCAAATCATGTTTGTGGCCTTTAACAGTTCTCGGGAGTCCtgagatgaagtccatagaaatATGTTCCCATTTCATTCTGGAACATTAGAGGCTGGAGGAGTCCTTGTGGGTCGTTGCCGTAGAGCTTTCACCTATTGACAACCAAACATTTACTTAACATAGTCGGCTATATTCCTTTTTCATGTTACCCACCAGTAATGTGCTTTCAAGTCTCGATACATTTTGGTACTCCCAGGATGTATTGAAAAGCGTGATTCATGAGCTTCCTTCAATAGTTCTTTCTTGAATTCTTCATTATCTGGTACACATAGTCGTCCACGATAGAGGAGTGCAGAGTCCTGAGGCTGTAGAGAATTGATTGGTTTTCTCCATTTTCTGATTGTCGTTGTTTGTTTAGGTATTTCTCTATTTGTCGTGCATCAATTATTCTTTGCCTTAATGCAGGTCTTGCAACTAACTGTGCTATTGAGTTGTGGAAGGTTTTCTGGTATTAATGAGAATCTCAGCTCTTTCAATATCATCTATTATGTGTTTGGAGATGGTACTTAAGAGTACTGTATGTGCTAACTTTCTGCTAAAAGCATCAGCAACAATGTTAGCTTTTCCTGGATGATAGAGGATCTCACAGTCATAGTCTTTAACTAATTCTAACCATCTTCGTTGCCTTCATATTTAACTCTTTTTGGGTAAAGAAAGAGTAACTTAAAGGCTTTTATGATCTGTATAAATTTGGATCTTTTCCCCATATAAATAATGTTTCCATATCTTTAAGGCAAAAACTACAGCAGCTAATTCCAAGTCATGAAcggaataattttgttcataaggttTTAGTTGTCTTGAAGCATATGCTTATTACCTTTCCGTGTTGCATTAATACACAACCAAGCCCCCTTCTTCGATGCGTCACTGTAACACAGTTAAACCCCCTGATCCGTCAGGTATAGTGAGAATAGGGGCTGTGGTCAACCTTTcttttagttcctggaagcttTACTCACATGCTTGGTTCCAGACAAAAATATTATTCTTCTTGGTGAGGTTGGTTAAGGGTAATGCTATACTTGAGAAATcttcacaaatcgtctataatatCCTGCTAATCCAAGGAAGCTGCGACTTCACTGACTGTTGTTGGGCGAGGCCACTTGCTAACTGTTTCAGTTTTAGCAGGATCTACTGAAGATTCCTTCTTGCTTTACATATGGCCCTAGGTAGGCAACTTGTCGCGTCCAAAACTCACACTTGGAGAATTTGACATacaacttttcatttcttaatatGGAAGAACGTCTCTaagtatgtttttcatgttcttcctcagacttggaatagacccaaaatatcatctataaatacgatCACGAAGTTATCAGATTGgtccttaaaaattctattcatcaagtccatgaaGGCTGCTGGGGCATTTGTtaatccaaagggcatcacaacgaattcataatgcccatatcttgttTGGAAAGCAGTCTTGGGTATATCCGACTCCTTGATATCGCAATTGATGATATCCAGATCGTAagtctattttggagaatactgaggctccttgtaattggtcaaatagtcatcaatgcgtgggagtggatacttattctttattgtcaacttattcaactcccgATAATCTATTACATAAATGCATTGATCCATactttttcttaacaaataaaaCAGGTGCTCTCCATGGAGACAACGCTAGGGCGTATAAATATCCCTtatctaacaattcttgtaattgtatttttgagttcttttaatttCGCAAgtgccattctatatggtgctttagatattggttcagctcccgggaattagatctatacaaaattctatttctcgATTTGGTGTAAACCCGATAGCTCTTCTGggaatacatcttcaaattctcttattaTAGGGATGGGCCCTTAATTTCATCCTTTTTGGTTTCATAAATCTACTACGCTTGCCTAAAATATGCCCAAGCTCCATGGTTGAGCAAATGCTTAGTTTTTAAGGCTGAAATTATTCTTGGGACTGATTTGTGTATTAGAACTCTTAAAACTTAAACTTGGTTCCTGCTAGAAGGATGAAATATGACCTCCTTATTATGGCAATCTATGCTTGCATAGTTTGATGCTAACCAGTCCATACCTAGTATTATGTCGAAATCACTTATGTCTAAGATGATAAGGGTCACCTCTAGTTTAATGTCCTGATACTGAATTCACAGTTTTCTACTACTGAGTGGGCCAACATAGATACTCCGGCAGGAGTAGCTACGGATAGAATGTAGCCTAAGGGTTTTGATGTTAATTGAGCAATGTTGTGCAAATGTTAtagagatgaatgaatgactaagcccgaatcaaataaagtgaaggcataATACTCGCGATGGTAATGTACCTATAACCACTGCATCTTGATTTTCTGCCTCTTGACGTGTAACAGCAACAAGCCGTCCTTTCTGTGTTGAGTAACCTTGTTACTAGTAGGCTGGGTGGTCTGGGCAGTTGATACTTGGTGATGAACTTTGGGCAAGCCCTTGCATAGTGACCCGTCTGGCCGCAGTTGAAACACACCTTTATGTTCTGAAAACATTGCCCCTGATGGTGTTTTTCCACAATTTCTACACTTAGAATATGTAAATGTTCGGCTCTTCTGTTGTGACTGTATGCCCTGAGTGTTTTGGGGAATTTTTGCTTTGCCGTTGTGAACATTGGAAGCCTTGTTGGGtgaatttctttcttttgattttggcATGAATCCTCGTTTCCGAGGTTGAGGTTTTGGCAACAAGATCTACTTCCATGAGTAAGGCCGACTCGCGGGTAAGAGCATACTCTTTGTGTCGGAAAGCAGTAACAATGCCTCGAATGCCTTCTCTTAATCCCCATATAAACCTTtccaaccttcttctcttctgTGTCCACTAGTCGGAGAACAAAGTGAGACAAGCGATCAAATTTCCGTTCATATTCTGCCACTGACATATTCTCCTTGAAagaagattaagaaattccacTTCCTTTTTATATCTCATTGTCAAAGGGAAATACTTGTTGTAAAAAGCTTGATTGAACTGCTGCCATGAAACTTGTACCTTTGATTGTTTCTTTGTGTGGAGTCCCACCAGAATTTTTGCATCGCCTTTTAACATGAAGgtggcacaatttactttcATGTTTCTTTCTGGGATGTTCATATGGCGGAAAATAGTTTCCATTTCTGTTATCCAATTTTCTGCTATAATTGGATCCACAGATGATCCATCAAATGTTGAAGGGTTGAACTTCCTGAATCTCGAATGATCTTTGAGTCATTTTTATCGTTGGTTGTTGGTGTGGTGGACGAGGTTGTGTTTCCATTACTCATATTTTGTACGAGTAGTTGTATTGCTCTGGTGTAAGTAACACATAAGGCGTCTGTCCATGTCCTTGATTTTGATCCCTTGTGGATTCACTTCGAGGTCTGCCTCGTCGTGTTGGAGCCCTTCGTGGTGGCATCTGGTGCACacattttatttcataataagGAAGAAtctaatatatacatatttttttttctttaactcatacctatgtttactaaattatttactaaattactcGTTTGAAAATTCCTTTTACCAGCGTATTTGGCATGGCTATGGGCATCACTTAACAGGCCGAACCATCAGACACCATGACTCTTCTAATGCAATAAAAGCCTATTTGGCCCaaacgctctgataccaaaactGTTAACGCCCGGATCTTAAACCTTATGATCCGactgctacgacatgcatacttagactttctatcatgagatgagttttggttgaaatttcaaagaacatatctaaattttattaattagatagaaaaactatatagaaatttatttatcaaaacaccaggatccataaaacattagcgtggtggtacaaaatggcatgtgcctataatagtgggtttgatggttggccatttgagtgACGTCTAACTCTGCCCTCTACGCTGTGTTCTTACCTACAAAgtttgtaaaaatataggatgagtacataatatacccagtaagtagttctcacgtagggtagtgaccaaatgcacaatcacaagcaacatgtcatgaaaacatatgattgggaccgaaaacgtataataaatgttggtggtcggttatgcttccaacataaatctttctgccctgatagaaagatgaagacttaagcggaaactaacccatctgatgattagcgggtcatgcagtcagtagggccagaatcgcatccaacatcaaaccattaacataaacacTATGCTTCAACATAAATCtttccgccctgataggaagatgagaacttaagcggaaactaacccatctgatgattagtgggtcatgcaatcagtagggccagagtcgcatccaacatcaaccataagattagactggaagcataacttacacctaattaaaacttggttttaacgtaatcgtgaacaaacataatgcatggggtcccttgtagagaaacgtgttctaaacatgtaatgcaatataaaaattaacataaccatgcaatataataaagatacactaccataaaacatttaaagaaagggtgagataaactacttaccttgtttgtgatctaattatccttattattctttatgattttatCAACAaagttttccctttttaaatcaaaagaagaaattttagGCAGCACTTTACTCGagctttttctcttcttcacaGAAACTTCCTCACTCATACTTACTTTTTCACACAATACtatgttactgagatttgtttgagaatgggttaaatctttcggcaaagggtcctatttatagcagttttcagctcttctcagtgtgacaaatcatcgtacaggtggcttctttaaaattacttatggTTATGGATTGCTCTCAAATAAGACATCTAATTTTGGCtaatgtttgcccttacgtcatcattcttttgtttgtattcaattttagggtttttccatgtataatctataagatcgtggccaaattcaacgcataattcgcgcttctgtccaaatctcgctcactCTGCGCTtaaaaatctcgctctctcccgtTTTCTCGCTAGGAATTTATTCTGGAGCTTTCTTGCTGGAAATCCGCTCTCTCCACATCCTCGCTCTCAATTTTCTCTttcgtctcgctctctccagctttcttcgctctcgctctcgctcccgctcctGCTCTCTCGCTCCCGCTCCCACTCGCTCTCTCGCTCGCTCCCGCTCTTTCCTACTGTCTCGCTAAGAATAGCTCTCTTTACTCTCGTTCTCTCCAACTTCCTTGCTACAATTCTCCTCTCTCCAAGtttccttcaatctcgctctctccgggATCTCGCTCTTTCTACTCTCGCCAGCCTCAATCGCTAGCATCGCTCGCTGGGTTTCTCGCTttccaaaacttttttttttcgcACAGCTCTCTTCTCAGAATCTCGTTTTCTCCAGTTTTCTCGCTGGTGTGGCTCCTCGTCTCTCTCACTTTCTCGCTCCCGCTcgctcccttattcattatcttttggataatgaataaattccaatttccaatttatttattattattattattattattatttctaaatttccacccctttaaataaaatttcgtccggcttattatttgatatttaatttcctgtatacGTACAGATCTGGGTCGTTTACACATGTGCTATGTTGTACCTGAAAATTGCTCTAAATAGTGACGTAGGCACACCCGGGAGAGGATACTTAACCTTTTCAAATGAAAGGTGTACCCTAAAATCCacacttttctttctttacttGAGTTGGAGGTGTATATTTATCAACACCTTTCCTTTCACGAGTAGTTCTTCGAGATTCCTACATAAAGAGATAACAAAATATTACTCatcaagaatatatatatatatatatttatatatatatatatatataatttcaaatcacgaaatataaacaaagattactgatcaataaattactcacCAATGTAACTTTTCCGTTCGGTAGTTAACAATATTAGAAGTGTCGGCCTCTGGGATGTCAGACATGTCGGCCTCTGTATGTGGCATGGTGAGTAAGCCAGACATGTCAGCCTCTGTATGTGGGACGTCGGCCTCTATAGGTTGGACGTCAGTAGGTGATGTTGTGGTATCGGGCTCTAGAGGGGATGAGAGTAGGTGTAGTGGTGGTATTTTGAGGCTCCACAGGGAGGATGGGAGTATGAGAGGCAGTCGCATTAGTGATATCGGGATCCCGAGATGGGATGAATGACACAGTGGCATCGTCACCTGTATATGGGATGGGTGACCTTGTCATCTCTTTAATCACCGTggaacccttcaattagtaaaCTAAAATGATGAGTTCACAAACAcgtaaaaacataaaatgatagTAAATACAAACCTTGCACATAGACTGCAACAGTGACAGAATGGCCGATAATTGTCATTTCATGTCTGTCATGTTTTCCTCGATCTTGGATACATGACTATCTAAGCTCGATATACGGTCATCCAACCTCGATAGTGAGTCGTCAATGCTCCATAGGTATAAATAAATAGAATCGTTGGGATTGGCTCCCTCCTTGCGGGCAGCACACTTAGGACACTCTTCATCCATAGATCGCTCTCTATAGGAACCCGCAAGATGGACATCAGGTGGGTTCAACTCATCCTCATCGCGTACGTCCTCCACCACATCATGGAACATATCATCACTAGGTGTGTATGTCCCTCCCTCCACCCTTCCATGTTTAGCATCCTCGTGCTCAAAATGCTCGTGTTCATCTCATCCCTCCACCATTCCACATTCAACATCCTTGTGCTCAAAATGCTCGCGTTCATCATTGTTACCTCCACGATGATCATCATCGTCGTTTTTAGAACTACCCCCACTACTTGACCTACTACCACTTTCAACACTATCATCATTGGCACCTAGATCGAATATAGGTCGTCTGTTCACTAAGGTATCCCGAAACTCCCTTTCAGCGTCGGTCATGACAAGACCCTCTTTAACCTTTGTCTGCATTAACAACCCAGTAAAATGGTTAGTATCAATTTAAcaactaaataaacatattatgcatagagtAAACGTACATTATTAGACTTGAATATGTCTCTCTCGAGTACTTTGAAGGACACTAAGTGGGAGCATGTCCATCATAATATATGAGACAAAGCCACCTTGCTTCTTCGCTCTGCAATGTTCCTAGCTATCGATGATGCTAGGATCTCGTACAtccatacctaaataaaatttagcatatattaagaacaatagTAATGTTAAATCAAACAACACGATTATTATGTTAAGCAAATTTATTTGGAACACTTGTGAAAATCCACGCAAAGAGTGCTTCACGACgtatttttatttcctttcacctTCATCTTGTATAAACTACTCTTATCATTCAATGTAGTCTTTAGGACATCGAATGTCCTCACCCAAATAATGGTACGACAGTCTAGATTGTTGTAGTACTCTATGTTCTAAATGTCCTTAAAATGTTTAAGGTCCACTGCACTTTTCTGCTTGGTCTTTCCCACCCTTCCAACTTCCGTGTAGTACACTAATGTGATCTTCACAACATcctcattattttcaaactcaaactccttgtatttttcttctagTAGACTGATATGCAAGGTGTCCTTCGTCACTCGATTATCAAAATACTTGATTGCAAGTTCATATGAGGACTGCTCATTCTACTCAACTCGTGTAAGGGATCGCCACAAACCAGTCATCAACAAAAAATCATCCTTCGAAAACGTGACGACCTTTCCACCAACAGAGAATCTTATTGAGTCAGCTCTTGTGCTCTTCACTTCTTTCAACAACATATGATGGATGATTGGGCTGTTGAACACTATGTCAATGTTTACTAATCGCTTAAAAACTGTTCTCTTGAACATTTCTAACTGTCATAGGGTAAGCTTCTCCTTCATAGTCTTGTTCGCATTAACAATGTGAGCCAAGTTCGTTACTTGACTGGGAAATTGGTCGACTACAAGTATTCTGAAACGTGTTGACATCTTAAATCACTCCCATATAAAATAAAGATTCAATCAGTAAActcctttagaaaaaaaaattgtaaaaaaacatTATGTTTAAGTCTCGCTAGAACCACTCTCGCTAGTATCGCTCTCTCTGGTATCACTCTTTCTGGTATCGCTCTCTCTGATGTCACTCTCTTTGGTATCACTCTCGTTGGTATCACTCtctctggtgtcgctctctctagtaTCGCTCTCTCTAGTAACTCTCACTTATCTTACTCACATTCTCCATTTTTGCTCGTCTTCAACCACAAAACacatcaaaaaccaaaaaacaaaaaaaaaaaacaaaaaaaaaaactataggttcaTAGTATTTCTAAACCCCAGAACGACCCACCCTTTCCGGTGTCGCTCTTTCTAATATTGCTCTAGCtgatttcactctcacttatctcacccacattctctctttttgctcgtcttcaaccacaaaacacatcgaaaacaaaaaaaacaaacaaaaaaaccataggttcatAGTATTTCTAAATCCAGAACGACCCACCCTTTCCCTATTACTGATCAGTTTAAGACATTTTTAGGCACAGATTGAAATCACTTACCGATCAGATTCGATTTGTCAGTGGTAGTAGAATCTTTTGCAAGCTCAAATGATGGATTTTAAAACGCAGTGAAACCGTCCAGAGCTTATGAGCGATACGAAGCCGTTACGCTtgaagagtttttagttttagttagttttcagtaaaagggtaagaagataaatagGTGAGGACAATTTATGTAATTTGGTATGGTAATAATGTCAGCCTAAGAtcaattgatattattttttaaaaatgggccACTTAACATTTTAGGCCCAAAAAATGGTCATCCGTAAGAATTTTCATGACcgtgtaaaaaaataaaataaaaaacccaTACTTAAACCCAATTTTACAAAGGAATTTCGGCTCCCTCTTCAAAATTTCCGATTTCGTCGCTGTTGATTTCCCTTTTCTCATCTCCATTTATGTTTCCTACTGCTTCCCTCTTACTCCATGCTTCACCTCCGCCTCCTCCATTTTTGAGtaattcattcttttcttttctcttccatTTATCGAGCATCTTTAATTTGATTCTGCTTTGTGATTCTCAGTATTATGAGCTTGACGTTTGTTCACTCACCCAATTACGCATCTTCGTCAATTTGTgaaaatgttgaattttttattgttcTTCTGCCCTTTCTCGTGTTAAAAACAGATGGGTTTTATCTACTCCAGATTACAGCCAAAATAATTGAAGTGGGCAAGTTctttggttttattttattccaatcagtttataattttctttgattTCATACTTCACACCGATTTGATTTCTTATACTTGATAGTTAGCCGTCGAAATGTAAATAGATTATGTAATTAcgtttgttttcttttgttgcAGTTGAGATTTCTGTGCTTTATGAAGCATTTTGCAATATTAAAATCTGGGCATGACTAATTTTGCTTGGCTGCCTACataatctgtttttttttttttttaataaatattttcgaTATTGCTGTTGGAGTTTAATGAATTCTTTGGTTTGTAGGATTAGATGTTGCtctgtaatttctttttaacattTCCTTAATTGTCATCTTTTTTGTCATTTGAATATGTGGGGAAAGAAGTGTAATTGCTGCTAAAAGAAACGTAGATTGTGGAACTTAGAATTGTGAATTGAATGTGAAAAAAATGTTGAACTTGCTATCTCTGTTTGGTTTAGCTATCTATTTGATTACTTTCGAGTTTCACTATATCTATTTGAGTACTTTCAATTAATATTTTCCTCACCCCTTTTCAGGAGTTGCACAATGATAATCTCTTTTCAATTAATGATAAACTTAAATGGCTGCAAGGCTCATGCCGTCAACTCTTGTGAAGAAGTTTCTCAAAGGCATTATACGAAATTCATGCTTATCTCCAGTTCTCAGTGGTATTCATGTTGATACTTTCCTGGAAAATATGCAGAACTGTTCAAGGTCAAAACAAAGTACTCAATTCTTGAGTGATAAGTCTGTCTCGAACAGCTCAGTCAAAGGTTTGGATAATGATAAGTACTTGAACTCAGAGGTAGAAATCTTCAAATGTCTGGCTATCCAGAAGGGATTTTTCCAGACTGTCCAAACATATTACGAGACCATTCTCAAGCTGGGTTTGGATGGGGACATTGAGGAAATGGAGAGGACTTGTCGAGATCTCGTGAAAGATGGGTGTTCGGGTGTAGAGGAAGTTATTGTCACTTTGGTTAATGCCTTTGTTAGACGTGGTAGAACCAGAGAAGCACTCGGGGTACTTTCTCACATAAATTTGGTTGGTTTAAAGCCTTCAATAGAGACATTTAATGTTGTATTGGCTGTTTTTGTTGAGGAGAATAGAGACATTCAGGAAGTGTTATTTGTTTACAAGGAAATGGTGAAAGCTGGCATTGTACCAAATGTTGACACGTTGAACTTTCTGTTAGCTGCATTGTTTCATGCTGAACAAATTAAGACAGCCATGAACCAGTTTAGGAGAATGAGCAAGAAAGGATGCAGTCCTAACAGTAAAACATTTGAGGTTCTCTTAAATGGTTTAATTACAAAAAATCTAGTGGATGAAGCTGTTTTAGTTTTGGGTATAATGTACAAAATTAGGTGCAAACTTGATTTGAGCTTTTATACATATGCAATATCTTTATTTTGTAGGGAAGATAGAATAGATGTTGGAAGCTGGTTGTTTAGAATGATGAAGGCTTCCAATATTGTACCAATTGCCTTCATTTATAGTACTCTAATACAAAGTTTGTGCAAAAACCTTTCATTAGATGAGGCATTATTCCTGCTTGAAGAGATGGTTGAAAGTGGTCTGATGCCTGAAGAAAATGTGTATGTAAGTattataaaagttttttttgagCTTGGGAAAACAGATGAGGCTATAAAGTTTGTGGAAGATAGATGTGCTTTTTACACTTCTCCTCACAATGCGTTGCTTGAAGGTTGCTCCAATGCTGGAAAGATTTTATTAGCAAATTGTATCCTAGTGAAAATGTCAAAAATGAATATTGATGATTGCAAATCTTGGAACATAGTTATTGGATGGTTGTgcaacaatgcaagaattggAAGCGCTTTTGAATTCCTTAGTAAAATGATTGTGTCGTCATTTGTTCCTAACGAAGACACATATGCAGCTCTCATAGTTGGAAACTGTAAATCCAGGAGGTATGAGGCTGCAttacagttaatgaatgaggtACATGCTAGATGTTGGATTCTGAATGCTGGATGTTACTCTGAGCTTATAGAAGGCCTTTGCCAAGCCCATAGGACTCTTGAGGCTGCAGAAGTTTTTTGCTACATGTCTAAAAATAGATACCCTCTTCATCCGTCTGTATTTGATATGTTGGTCAAGGGGATGTGTGATTTAGGACACGTTGATGAAGCATTAGTGCTGCTACAGTTGGCATGTTATGCTGGTACTTCTTGTAAAACTTTGACTTATGCTTCTATAATGCATGAGTTGTCTAAATCTAACAAGGTAGAGTTTGTCTTACTAGTCTTATCACAGATGCTGGTGTTGGGTTATAGCCTTAATATGGAGACATACTACATTCTCATACGTAGTTTTAGTGCCATGAATCGAGTAAAGGAGTCTATATTGCTTTTCAACCGAATGATCAATGAGGGTCTTCTACCCGATTCAGAAGGactttatgatttatttttatgtatagCCAACCATTCTCAGCTGCATATGATTTCAACTACAATTGATAAACTGATTACTCATACTGACCTT contains:
- the LOC120091010 gene encoding pentatricopeptide repeat-containing protein At1g62914, mitochondrial-like; amino-acid sequence: MAARLMPSTLVKKFLKGIIRNSCLSPVLSGIHVDTFLENMQNCSRSKQSTQFLSDKSVSNSSVKGLDNDKYLNSEVEIFKCLAIQKGFFQTVQTYYETILKLGLDGDIEEMERTCRDLVKDGCSGVEEVIVTLVNAFVRRGRTREALGVLSHINLVGLKPSIETFNVVLAVFVEENRDIQEVLFVYKEMVKAGIVPNVDTLNFLLAALFHAEQIKTAMNQFRRMSKKGCSPNSKTFEVLLNGLITKNLVDEAVLVLGIMYKIRCKLDLSFYTYAISLFCREDRIDVGSWLFRMMKASNIVPIAFIYSTLIQSLCKNLSLDEALFLLEEMVESGLMPEENVYVSIIKVFFELGKTDEAIKFVEDRCAFYTSPHNALLEGCSNAGKILLANCILVKMSKMNIDDCKSWNIVIGWLCNNARIGSAFEFLSKMIVSSFVPNEDTYAALIVGNCKSRRYEAALQLMNEVHARCWILNAGCYSELIEGLCQAHRTLEAAEVFCYMSKNRYPLHPSVFDMLVKGMCDLGHVDEALVLLQLACYAGTSCKTLTYASIMHELSKSNKVEFVLLVLSQMLVLGYSLNMETYYILIRSFSAMNRVKESILLFNRMINEGLLPDSEGLYDLFLCIANHSQLHMISTTIDKLITHTDLVNTATYNLLINGLWKEDRKYEACKLLDSMLEKGWVPDAMTHGLLIGSLFQEKTGDRVINENSTIEDNISSILVEGLGNS